In Streptomyces sp. NBC_00341, the DNA window TTCTTCGTGCTCGCCGTGATGGGCGTCGGCGTGCTCGGCTCGCTCATGGCGGGCTGGGCCTCGGCCAACAAGTTCTCGCTGCTCGGCGGCATCCGCACCGCCGCTCAGTTGCTCGCGTACGAGCTGCCGATGCTGCTCGCCGCCGCCTCGGTGGCGATGGCGGCCGGTACGGTCTCGCTCCCCGGCATCCTCGACGCCTTCGAGTGGTGGTGGCTGCCCTGGCAGATCGTCGGAGCTCTGGTCTTCTTCGTGGCCGGGCTCGCCGAACTCCAGCGCCCGCCGTTCGACATGCCGGTCGCCGACTCGGAGATCATCTTCGGCGCGTACACCGAGTACACCGGCCTCCGGTTCGCCCTGTTCCTGCTCGCCGAGTACGCGGGCATCGTCGTGCTGTGTGCGCTGACCACCGTCCTCTTCCTGGGCGGCTGGCACGGCCCGCTGGGCGCCGACGGACTGGGCTGGGTCTGGACGCTCCTGAAGGTCGCCGTCCTCGCCTTCGTCGTCATCTGGCTGCGGGTCAGTTATCCGCGGCTCCGTGAGGACCAGCTGCAGAAGCTCGCCTGGACCACGCTCATCCCGCTCGCTCTCGCGCAGATCGCGCTCACCGGCATCGTGAAGGTGGCGATCAACTAGTGCCCCCGATCCCCGGCGCAGGCCTGGCCAAGGGCCTCGCCGTCACCCTGCGGACGATGACGAAGAAGACCGTCACCGCCCAGTACCCGGACACGCAGCCCGAGCTGCCGCCCCGCTCCCGAGGCGTCATCGCGCTGTTCGAGGAGAACTGCACGGTCTGCATGCTCTGCGCCCGTGAGTGCCCCGACTGGTGCATCTACATCGACTCCCACAAGGAGACGGCGCCCGCCGCGGCCCCGGGCGGGCGCGAGCGCAGCCGCAATGTGCTGGACCGCTTCGCCATCGACTTCTCGCTCTGCATGTACTGCGGGATCTGCATCGAGGTGTGCCCGTTCGACGCGCTGTTCTGGTCTCCGGAGTTCGAGTACGCGGAGACGGACATCCTCGAACTCACCCACGAGCGCGACAAGCTCCGCGAGTGGATGTGGACGGTGCCGGAGCCGCCGGCGCTCGATCCGGGGGCCGAGGAACCCAAGGAGATCGCCGCCGCCCGCAAGACGGCGGACAAGCTCCAGGCCAAGCGTGAGCAGGAGGAGGCCGCCGCCGAGGCTGCCCCACCCGCCGAGGCTGCCCCACCGGCCCCACCGGCCCCACCGGCCCCACCCGCCCCGACGGACCAGGAGGGCCAGGCGTGATGCCCGCCACCGTCCTCGCCGCCGGGAGCCACCCCGGTTTCCTCTCCCCGTCCGGTATCGAGATCGCCTTCGTCCTGGTCGGGATCGCCACCCTCGGCGCGGCCCTCGTCACCGTCACGACCAGGCAGCTGGTGCACGCGGCCCTCTGGCTGATCGTGGCGCTCGGCGGCCTCGCCGTCGAATACCTCCTGCTCACGGCCGAGTTCATCGCCTGGGTGCAGGTACTGATCTACGTAGGGTCCGTCGTCGTCCTCCTGCTGTTCGGCCTGATGCTCACCAGGGCCCCCATCGGCCGCTCCCCGGACGCCGATTCGGAGAACCGCTGGGCCGCCCTCGCGGTGGCCGTCGCCGCCGCCGGCACCCTCGTATGGGTCGTCGTGGACGCCTTCCGCACCACCTGGATCGAACTGGACGGACCGGCCCAGGGATCCACCGAGGTCACCGGCGCCTTCCTCTTCCGGAACTGGGTACTCCCCTTCGAAGCGCTCTCCGTTCTCCTGCTCGCGGCCCTCGTCGGCGCGATCGTCCTGTCCCGCAAGGGCCGGGAGAGGACCACCCCGGCCGGCCCGCGCCGAGAGGACAAGAGCTGATGCACCTCGCCTATCCCGCCGTGCTCGCCGTCCTCCTCTTCTGCACCGGCCTCTACGGGGTGCTCGCGCGCCGCAACGCGATCCTCGTCCTGATGTCCGTCGAGCTGATGCTCAACGCCGTCAACCTCAACCTGGTCGCCTTCGACGTCTGGCTCCGCGACGCCCTGCACTCCGGCCAGGCCCTCACCCTGTTCACCATCGCCATCGCGGCGGCGGAGATCGGTATCGGCCTGGCCATCGTCCTCGCGGTGTACCGCAACCGAGGCAGTTCCGACATCGACCGCCTCCGCGACACCGCCGAGACCGACGAGGCCGAAACGGTCCCGGCCGGCGACGACGACGCGAGCGATGTCGAAGCCCCGCAAGCCGCCGAAGACCAGGCCACTGCTCCGGCAGGGAAGGCAAAGAAGGCAGAGGCCACTCCGTGACCACCACGACCCTCGCCGTCCTCGTCCCCCTCCTCCCGTTCCTGGGAGCCGCGGCCGGACTCCTCCTCGGGCGCAGCGCCCCCGGCTTCGTCCGTCCGCTGGCGGTACTGCCCTCCCTCGCCTCCCTCGTCATCGCGGCCGTCGTCGCCGCACGCCAGGGCGGCGGCCGGGCCATCGACGCCGCGACCCAGCTCACCCCCACCGGATCGGTCCCGATCGACCTGGCCCTGCACCTCGACGGCTTCGCGGTCCTCGTGGCCGTGCTGGTCGCCCTGGTCGCGAGCTGCGTGCAGATCTACTCGACCGCGTACCTGCGCGACGACCCCCGCTACCCCTCGTACGCGGCTCTCGTCTCCCTCTTCACCTCCGCGATGCTGCTCGTCGTCTACTCCGGCGACCTGATGGTGCTCCTGGTCGGCTGGGAGATCATGGGCATCTGCTCCTACTTCCTGGTCGGCCACTACTGGGAGACGCCCGAGGCCCGCGCGGCCTCCCTCAAGGCGTTCCTGGTCACCAAGCTCGGTGACGTCCCCTTCCTCATCGGCCTGTTCGCCCTCGCCGCCGACACGGGCACCTTCCGCATCACCGGCATCCTGGGCTCCGTCGCCCACGGCGGCCTCGACCACCCCACCGTGATCGCCCTGCTGCTCCTGGCCGGCGTCGCGGGCAAGTCCGCGCAGTTCCCGCTGCACACCTGGCTGCCCGACGCGATGGCCGGTCCCACCCCCGTGTCCGCGCTGATCCACGCGGCGACGATGGTCGCGGCCGGCATCTACTTCGTGGCCCGGCTGCTCCCCGTCTTCGCCGCCTCCGGCGCGGCGCTCGTCGTCCTCGCCGTGATGGCCGCCGTCACGATGATCGGCTCCGGACTCGCCGCCCTCGCCCAGGACGACATCAAACGCGTCCTCGCCTACTCCACGATCGGGCAGCTCGGCTACATGTCCGGCGCCCTGGCCGTCGGTGACCGTGGCGCGGCCGTCTTCCACCTCCTCTCGCACGGCGCGTTCAAGGCCGTCCTCTTCCTCGCCGCGGGCGTCGTCATCCACGCCGCGGGGACCAACTCACTGGCCGCGATGTCCCGCATGGGCGGCCTGGCCAAGCGCATCCCGGACGCGTACTGGACGATGACCGTCGCGCTCCTCGCGCTGGCCGCCATCCCGCCGTTCGCCGGCTTCTTCTCCAAGGAAGCCGTCCTCGTCGCCGCCGAGCACACCGCCCTCGGTGACCGCCACGTCGCCCCGGCCGCCGCCGGCTGGACCGTGCTGGTCGCCGGACTCCTGGCCGCCGTGCTCACCGCCGCGTACGCCACCCGCCTCTGGCTCCTCGCCTTCCGGGGTCGGGGCGCGGAGGCCCCCGACCACGGCAGGCAGCCCGTCGCCATGACCTCGGTCCTGTGGGTACTGGCCGTCCCCACCATCGCCTTCGGACTGACCGTCGGTGTGCTCGGCGACTGGTTCGACGGCCACAGCCTCACCCCGTCGCTGACCACCGCCGTCCTGTCCACCGGCGTCGGCCTCGTCGGCGGACTCGTCACCTACGGGGCCTGGCGCCACACCACCGCGCTCGCCGCCCGTACCCCCATGGGCTCCGTCACCGCCCACCCCGACGCCGAACCGGCCCTCATCGAGGTCGAGGCGCTGGAGAGCCACACCGCCGCCTACGGAGACGCCGGTGACGCCCCCGACCCGGCCGACCCCGGCCGACTGCTGCTCGGCCCGCTCCACCGCCACGCGGCCACCGGCTTCCACCTGGACGCCGTCTACGCGGCCCTGTTCGTCCGCCCGGTCCAGGCCGCCGCGAGCCTCGTCCGCTTCCTGGACCGCGAGGTCGTCGACACCTACGTACGCGGCTCCGCCACCGGCGCACGCTGGCTCGGCACCGCCGTCCGCCGTGCCCAGACCGGCAACGTGCAGACCTACCTCAGCGCGCTGCTCGCCGGTTCCCTGGTCCTGGCGGTCGCCGCCGTCGTCTTCGCCAACGTCAACGCCGGGTCGTGAGCCGTGATCGATATGAGCGAATCCGTGATGCAGTTCCTTCTGGCGTTCATCGTCGTCGCCCCGCTGCTCGGAGCCGTCGCGGCCCTGCTCCCGGCCCCGCCCGGAATGAAGGGCCGCAACCCCGACCAGGCCGTGCTCCGCCACGGCGTGACCGTGACCGGCGTGATCCTCCTCGCCGCGATCGTGCTCGTCCTGGGCTTCGACCACGACCACCCGTCGAAGATGCAGGCCACCACCGACATCAGCTGGATCCCGGCGCTCGACGTCCGCATCCATCTCGGCATCGACGGCATCTCGCTCCCCCTTCTCGTACTGACCGCGCTGCTGACCTTCCTCTGCGCGCTCCACAGCTACTTCAAAATGCCGGCCGGCCCCTCCCCGAAGGCCTTCGTCGCACTGATCCTGCTCCTGGAGTCCGGCACCCTCGCGACCTTCGCCGTCCTCGACCTGCTGCTGTTCTTCCTGGCGTTCGAGATGGTGCTCATCCCGATGTACTTCCTCATCGCCCGCTGGGGCGGTGCGCGGAAGCAGGCGGCCGCCTGGAAGTTCATCCTCTACACCCTGCTCGGCTCGGTCGTCATGCTGCTCGGGCTGCTCCTCATCGGACTGAAGAGCGGCACCTTCGACATGGTGGCACTCGCCACTGACAACGGCCGCGGCCTCACCTCGTCCGTGCAGGTCATCGCCGTTCTCGCGATCGGCATCGGACTCGCCGTCAAAACCCCGATGTGGCCGCTGCACAGCTGGCTCCCGGACGCCCACACCGCCGCTCCCACGGTCGGCTCCGTCCTCCTGGCGGGCGTCCTGCTGAAGATGGGCACGTACGGATTCGTCCGGATCCTGCTCCCGATCGCCCCCGACGGCATGCACACCTTCGCGCCCTACCTCGCGGCCTTCGCGGTCGCCGGCATCATCTACGGGTCGCTCGCCTGCCTGGCGCTGGCCCGGCCCGGCGCCAAGGGCGACCTGAAGCGCCTGATCGCGTACTCCTCCGTCGGCCACATGGGCTTCGTCCTCCTCGGCATCGCGAGCATGACCCCCACCGGCGTCAACGGCGCGCTCTTCGCCAACATCGCCCACGGGCTCATCACCGGCCTGCTGTTCTTTCTGGTCGGCGCGGTCAAGGACCGCTACGGAACCGCCGACCTCGACACCCTCTCCGGTGCCACCGGCGCCGCGCTCTACGGCAGCGCGCCCCGCCTCGGCGGCCTCCTCGCGTTCACCGCGGTCGCCTCCCTCGGCCTGCCCGGACTGGCCGGGTTCTGGGGCGAGATGCTGACCCTGTTCGGCGCCTTCGACCCGGCCGACGGGCTGAGCCGCCCCGCCTTCCTGACGTTCATGTCCATCGCCGCGTTCGGCACCCTGCTCACCGCCGCGTACATGCTCATCCTGGTACGCCGCGTCTGCATGGGCGCCAAGCCCGAGGAACCGCACCGGATCCCCGACATCCAGCACCACGAGTTCGCCGCCTGGACCCCCCTCGCCGCCCTCACCGTCCTGGCCGGGCTGTGGCCCGCCGTCCTCCTCGGCCTCACCGACCCGGCCGTGCAGAAGCTCCTCGCAGGAGGCAAGTCGTGACCACAGCGGCCGAGAGCACCACCGGCCTCGTCCAGACCGCGGCGGGGGACGCCACCGGCCTCGTCCAGACCGCGGCGGGGGACGCCACCGGCCTCGTCCGGACCGCGGCGGGAGGCACGTCCAGCCTCGTCCAGTCCGTCGACTGGCTCGCCATCGCGCCCCCGCTCACCGTCGCGGCCGTCGCCCTCGTCATCCTGGTCGCCGACCTCTTCGTACCCAAGGAACGCAAACCGCTGCTCGGCTACGGAGCCGTCGCCGGTCTCGTGGCCGCCCTGGCACTGCTCCTCCCGCTGCGCGACGGCGACCGCTCCACCTTCTGCCTCACCACCGGCACCCACGCCTGCAGCTACACCGCCGACCACTTCACCCTGGTCATCCAGCTCCTCGTGCTCGGCGGCGCGCTGCTCACCGCGCTGCTGTCGATCGGAGACACCCGCAAGCTGCCGGCCGGCGAGTTCTGGTTCCTGCTGCTGTCCTCCGCCGCGGGAGCCGCGCTGCTGCCCGCCGCCCGCGACCTCGCCACGCTCGTCGTCGCCCTCGAAGTCGCCTCGCTGCCCGCCTTCGCCCTCGTCGGCATCAAGCGCGGCGACCGGCGGTCCTCCGAGGCCGCGCTGAAGTTCTTCCTGTCCTCCGTCGTCGCGACCGCCGTGATGCTCCTCGGCGTCAGCTTCGTCTACGCGGCGACCGGCACCCTCCACCTCACGGAGATCGCCACCCGCCTCGACGACGTACCCGGACAGCTCGCCACCCTCGCCGAGGCGGGCGTCGCCCTCACCCTCGTCGGCTTCGCCTTCAAGACGGCCGCGGCGCCCTTCCACTTCTGGGTCCCCGACACCTACGTCGGCGCCCCGCTGCC includes these proteins:
- a CDS encoding NADH-quinone oxidoreductase subunit L, whose protein sequence is MTTTTLAVLVPLLPFLGAAAGLLLGRSAPGFVRPLAVLPSLASLVIAAVVAARQGGGRAIDAATQLTPTGSVPIDLALHLDGFAVLVAVLVALVASCVQIYSTAYLRDDPRYPSYAALVSLFTSAMLLVVYSGDLMVLLVGWEIMGICSYFLVGHYWETPEARAASLKAFLVTKLGDVPFLIGLFALAADTGTFRITGILGSVAHGGLDHPTVIALLLLAGVAGKSAQFPLHTWLPDAMAGPTPVSALIHAATMVAAGIYFVARLLPVFAASGAALVVLAVMAAVTMIGSGLAALAQDDIKRVLAYSTIGQLGYMSGALAVGDRGAAVFHLLSHGAFKAVLFLAAGVVIHAAGTNSLAAMSRMGGLAKRIPDAYWTMTVALLALAAIPPFAGFFSKEAVLVAAEHTALGDRHVAPAAAGWTVLVAGLLAAVLTAAYATRLWLLAFRGRGAEAPDHGRQPVAMTSVLWVLAVPTIAFGLTVGVLGDWFDGHSLTPSLTTAVLSTGVGLVGGLVTYGAWRHTTALAARTPMGSVTAHPDAEPALIEVEALESHTAAYGDAGDAPDPADPGRLLLGPLHRHAATGFHLDAVYAALFVRPVQAAASLVRFLDREVVDTYVRGSATGARWLGTAVRRAQTGNVQTYLSALLAGSLVLAVAAVVFANVNAGS
- a CDS encoding NuoM family protein yields the protein MQFLLAFIVVAPLLGAVAALLPAPPGMKGRNPDQAVLRHGVTVTGVILLAAIVLVLGFDHDHPSKMQATTDISWIPALDVRIHLGIDGISLPLLVLTALLTFLCALHSYFKMPAGPSPKAFVALILLLESGTLATFAVLDLLLFFLAFEMVLIPMYFLIARWGGARKQAAAWKFILYTLLGSVVMLLGLLLIGLKSGTFDMVALATDNGRGLTSSVQVIAVLAIGIGLAVKTPMWPLHSWLPDAHTAAPTVGSVLLAGVLLKMGTYGFVRILLPIAPDGMHTFAPYLAAFAVAGIIYGSLACLALARPGAKGDLKRLIAYSSVGHMGFVLLGIASMTPTGVNGALFANIAHGLITGLLFFLVGAVKDRYGTADLDTLSGATGAALYGSAPRLGGLLAFTAVASLGLPGLAGFWGEMLTLFGAFDPADGLSRPAFLTFMSIAAFGTLLTAAYMLILVRRVCMGAKPEEPHRIPDIQHHEFAAWTPLAALTVLAGLWPAVLLGLTDPAVQKLLAGGKS
- the nuoK gene encoding NADH-quinone oxidoreductase subunit NuoK gives rise to the protein MHLAYPAVLAVLLFCTGLYGVLARRNAILVLMSVELMLNAVNLNLVAFDVWLRDALHSGQALTLFTIAIAAAEIGIGLAIVLAVYRNRGSSDIDRLRDTAETDEAETVPAGDDDASDVEAPQAAEDQATAPAGKAKKAEATP
- a CDS encoding NADH-quinone oxidoreductase subunit I, which produces MPPIPGAGLAKGLAVTLRTMTKKTVTAQYPDTQPELPPRSRGVIALFEENCTVCMLCARECPDWCIYIDSHKETAPAAAPGGRERSRNVLDRFAIDFSLCMYCGICIEVCPFDALFWSPEFEYAETDILELTHERDKLREWMWTVPEPPALDPGAEEPKEIAAARKTADKLQAKREQEEAAAEAAPPAEAAPPAPPAPPAPPAPTDQEGQA
- a CDS encoding complex I subunit 1 family protein; translation: MNDVLDVALRLVIVFAVFMAVPLIVGQAEHKVMAHMQGRLGPMYAGGFHGWAQLVADGVKFVQKEDIVPAEADRRVFQLAPAVALLPYLLVLVAIPIGPGEGAVGQVVDAGIFFVLAVMGVGVLGSLMAGWASANKFSLLGGIRTAAQLLAYELPMLLAAASVAMAAGTVSLPGILDAFEWWWLPWQIVGALVFFVAGLAELQRPPFDMPVADSEIIFGAYTEYTGLRFALFLLAEYAGIVVLCALTTVLFLGGWHGPLGADGLGWVWTLLKVAVLAFVVIWLRVSYPRLREDQLQKLAWTTLIPLALAQIALTGIVKVAIN
- a CDS encoding NADH-quinone oxidoreductase subunit J, which encodes MPATVLAAGSHPGFLSPSGIEIAFVLVGIATLGAALVTVTTRQLVHAALWLIVALGGLAVEYLLLTAEFIAWVQVLIYVGSVVVLLLFGLMLTRAPIGRSPDADSENRWAALAVAVAAAGTLVWVVVDAFRTTWIELDGPAQGSTEVTGAFLFRNWVLPFEALSVLLLAALVGAIVLSRKGRERTTPAGPRREDKS